GGCTCGGTCCGGAGGACGACGAGCCCCGGCTCAGGGGCGTCCTCGTATTCGCCCCGCTGCCGGAGGAAGTCGAGACACGCGGCGTCGTCGTGAACGACGTGCAGCGAGATGTCGTCCCGTTCGGCCCGGAAGGCGCGTTTCGTTCGCTCGATCCGGTCGCTCGAGGAATCGACGAGGAGTACGTCCGGCGGGTCGGTGGGGTCGTCGCGATCAATCATCGGAGTCGTCTATGCTGCAGTGGAGTCGGTGTCGGCGAGGTGTAGTCAGGACGGGTCGGTACTGTGGTCGCTGCTCCGGTGCTGGTATCGGTTCCAGTTCTGGGGCCGGTAGCGGTGCCGAAGCCACATTTGAAACTGCGGTCGGTCGCTCACGCCTCGGGTCCGAGCGGCGTCGCACTCGAGCAGCTATTTTCCCGTCATTCCGTGTAATCCTTCGGACTGCACGCGACGCGACTGGAGTGATCGTGGCGCCCGATGCGGATGCGGACACGGATCGTCGCCTCGACCGCAGTCTGAGCGTCACTTAATCGTCGATCGGCGCGGCGCTCGAGAGCGCCTCGTCGAGTTCGGCTTCTTCCATCTTCTCGACCAGCGCCTCGATCACTTCCTCGCGCTTTCCCTTGACGAACTTGATCGAGCCGACGACGAGGTGGCCGCCGCCGGAGACGCCGCCGCCGGGGACCTCCGCCTCGAGTTCCGAGACCATCTGCGGGATGTCCAGGCGGACGCCGTCACTGCGGAGCACGGCGAAGTCCGGTCCGTAGCCGACCGTGATGACCGGGTCGCCGGTCTCCTCGATCTTGCGGTCGTGGATCTCGCCGGTCGTCTTGCCCGGCGCGGGGTAGGTAAAGCGGTGGGCGTGGTTCTCGACGTCGATCCGGTAGAGGTGCGCGCCGTTGTCCAGTTCCTCGTGCTCGAGGTGGGGCATCGCGGCCGCGAGCTGCTCGTCGACCTCCTCGCGGGCGCGGTCGGCGAAGAAGTCCACGAGCTTGCGGTGGCGGTCCTCGTCGTCGCTGTCGATCTGGAGCAGGTCCTGGATCAGCTGGTCGCCGGAGTTGTAGCGCAGCCAGAAGGCGGCGTAGTCCAGCGCTTCGCTGACGTCCTGCAGCCGTTCTTCGTCGTACCCTTCCTCGGCGGCCAGCGCGAGATAGTCTTCCATCGCGTCGGCCTTCGAGCGGTCCGAGAGGCCGGCGACGGCGGGGACGTGGCGCAGTTCCTCCGTGAGGTCGGGGTAGATCATCCGCGCGAGTTCGACGCAGAGCATCCCCGTCGTGATCCGGTAGTCCTCGTCGTGGAGGTAGGGGTTGACGTGGGCGTCGAGCAGGTCGCCGACCGCGTCGGGGTCGGGGTGGTGGTGATCGATCGCGACGATCGGGATGTCGTAGTGGGCCAGCGTCTCGTAGGCCGGGACGTCCTCGGCCGTCGAGCCGTTGTCCAGCATGAGCAGGAGCGGCAGTTGCTGGCCATGCTTCTCGCGGTCCTCGAGCGCGAAGTTCAGATCGCGCGTGGCGTCTTCCATCTCGTAGAACGGCGCCTTCGCGGGGAGGCGCTTGATGAGGTGTCGCGGCGCGTCCTCGTCCTCGTGGACCTCGGCGATGAATCGCTCGAGGGCGATCTGGACGGGGACGGCGGCGCACATCCCGTCGCCGTCGGCGTGGTGGCGCACGCGGATCGGGCGCCCTTCAAGGACGGTCCGCCGGAGTCGCTTGGCGACCTCCTCGAGGTTGGGCCGGAGTTTCTCGAAGGCGGGCCAGTCGATCAGCGGTTCGACCTCGTGGGGTTCCGCGCGTTCCTCGAGGGCGGTCTCGATGCGCTCGCGGGCGTCATCGGCGTCCTGGCCCTCGAGCTTCGAGAGGCCGTCGACCTCGATCTGGACCGATCCCTCGCGGTGTTCGGGGGTGCCGGTCACGCGGACGACGTCGCCGACCTCGACCGAGGGGTAGGCGCGGACGCCGGCCTCCTCGAAGGCCGCGCAGGGGACGACGCCGTACTCGTCGGCGACGTGGAAGATGGTCGGGCCGCCGGTCTGTTTGACCTGCACGACCTCGCCCTCGAGGTGGATCTGCTCGCCGACGTTGGCCTCGAGGCGGTCGGTGCCCGTCAGCGCGTAATCGTGGGAGACCTCTCGGAGCGTGTAGTCGTCGAGTTCGACCGGTTCGAAGGCCATGTCGCCGTTGTCGCGGACGCTCTCGAGTTCGACGACGAGTTCGTCGCCGACGGCGAAGGTGCCCTCGAGGACGGATTCGTGGACGAGACCGGAGACGGATTCGGAGAGATCGACGAAGACGCCGTAGTCGACGATGCCGTTAATTTCGGCGAGATAGGGCTGGTCTTGCTCGAGATCGTCTGCGGTGCAATCTGCATCGAGATCGTAGACGACGGAATCCCCGTCGTCCGCGCCGGGTTCTCCGGCGGACGCTCGTGTCATCTTGGTACGTCGTTTGGGGGTGGCCGCGTATAACCCTTGTCAAGAAGGCCTGGGTGCGGCGCGAGGGGGGTGCAGTCGACAGCGAATACCAACGGTGTTCGCGACCTCGCGAATCCGGGCTCCGGATCCCAAGTCGGAGCCCGATTACTCCGTCAGCACGGTCACGGGCCCGTCGAACTCGAGCAGCACCCGCTGGGTCGCGTCGCCGAACAGCGCCTTACCCGTCGGCGACCGCTCGCGACCCGGGAGGTAGACGTGATCGCAGTCGTGTTCGTCGGCGGCCTCGAGGATAGCGTCGGCTTTCTCGCCGACGTAGCCGGCCGTTTCGTACTCGATGTCGAACGTCGACAGTTCCTCCTCCGCGAGGTCCTGTGCGAACTGTCGAGCGCCCTCGCGCGCGTCGTCGGTCGTGTACGTGCCGCCCGAACTGGCGATCGACGACATCGCCTGCTTGCGCGCGGCGTACTCCTCGTCCGTCGTCGCGTGGATCAGGACGACGGCTGCGTCGCCGGCTTCGGCGAGCGATCCTGCCATCCGTGCGAGTTCCGTGGCCGCTTCCGTCGGTTCAGCGACGACAAGTGCTCGGTCCATGTCCGGCCCTGTGAGTGTAAATACGTAAATATATGTGGGTATTAGTTAGTGGTATTCGAGTAACATAATGGAAAATTATAGATTGTTGCATCTATACCATAAAATATACCAATAATTCTTTGAGAACGTAGCTGGTGAACGATGTTCATACCACTACAGGGTGTTGAGTTTTCACACAGCCCACTGCTAACGTTCTTCATCGGACTGTTAGTTGTCGTGGCACTGCTCGTCTGGCTCGACTTTCCGGCGTTCATCGGGTTGATCCTCGCCGGCTTTACCGTCGGCGTGGTCAATGCGGTCTTCGTGCCGGATTTCGGACCCGCTGACGCCGCGACCGAAGTCGCGGGAGCGTTCGGTGACAACATGACCGGGATCGGTATTCCGATCCTCGCCGCCGCCATCATCGGCAAATCGATGCTGGAAAGCGGCGCCGCACAGCGTATCGTCCGCGGGTTCCAGAACCTGCTCGGAAAGGACAACTCCGACATCGCGCTGCTCGGCAGCAGTTCCGTGCTCGCGATTCCGGTCTTCTTCGACAGCGTGTTCTACCTCATGGCGCCGCTCGCCCGCTCGATGCGCGCTCGCGTCGGCCGAGACTACACGCTCTTCCTCGTCGTCGTCGGGGCCGGTGCGGCGACCGCACACGTCTTCGTGCCGCCGACGCCCGGCCCGCTGGCCGTCGCTGCGCAGGTCGGCAGCGACCTCGGTGTGACTATCTTTATCGGCCTCATAACGGCGATTCCGGCCGTGACTCTCGCGGGCCTCGTCTACGGCCGCTGGATCAACGCCCGGCTCGACATTCCGCTGCGCGACACCATGGCGACGACCACCGAGGAACTGCAGGAGGTTGCCGACCGACCGACCAGTTCCCTGCCCGGCCTGCTCGCGTCGCTCTCGCCGATTCTGGTCGCCGTCGGCCTCATCGGTTCCTACACCGTCGTCGACTCGTTCCAGGACGTCCTCCCGGCGCTCGGTTCGATCGAGCCGATCGTCGTCTTCGTCGGCGACAAGAACGTCGCGCTGATGCTCGCGGCCGTCGTTGCCGCCTACGTCCTCTACAGCCACAACGAGATGACCTCGAGCGAGTGGAGCGAGGAACTGACCGAGGCCCTCAAAAGCGGCGGTAACATCGCCGCGATTACGGCCGCCGGTGGGGCCTTCGGTGCGATGCTCGCCGCCTCCGGCATCGGCGACTATCTGGCCGGCATCCTCCAGGAGTTCGGTATCGGACTGCTGATCACCGCCTGGCTCATCGCCGCGATCGTCCGCATCGCACAGGGGTCGGCGACCGCCGCGATGCTCACCGCGGCCGGGATCATGGCGCCGCTGACCGGCCAGCTGTCGGTCAGCGCCGCGTACCTCGTCATGGTAATCGGCGCCGGCGGAAACATCTGCTCGTGGTACAACGACTCCGGCTTCTGGCTGGTCAAGGAGATCGGCGGCCTCACGCAGGAGGAGACGCTGAAAACCTGGACCGTCCTGACGACGATCATCTCCGTCTCGGGGCTGATTACGACGCTCGTCGTGTCGTCGATCATCCCGTATCCGTTCGGGTAATTCGGGGACGGTACCCGGAGTCCGGTACCGCTCTCGAGTATCGCCGTTTTCTCCTTCAGTTCGTTCCGAACCCTTTTTCGTCGCAGTTCAGGCCGCTCTCGCTCGAGTCGAACGACTCGAGCGACGAGTCGGCCGCGCTGCAGTCGGATTCCCGCGCGGAGTCGGCGCATCGGAACGTTTAGCAACCGCAAGCCCGGACGTGGTGACATGGGGCTGCTCGACGCGCTGTTTCGCTCGAACGAGATCCTCGGCATCGCCGAGGAGACCCTCGAGTTCGCCATCGAGTCCTCGGAGGCGGCCCACCCCGACGAGTACATGGGCTTTCTGCGCGGGACCGAAGCGGATCAGTTGGGGCTGGACCGCGACGGACTCGTCATCACGGACATCCTGGTGATTCCGGGCACCGAGTCCAACAGCGTCAGCGCGACCGTCAAGACGAACCAGATTCCGAACGACGTGAAGGCGTTGGGCAGCGTCCACTCCCACCCGAACGGCGTCCTCCGGCCCAGCGACGCTGACTTAGGAACCTTCGGTCGCGGCAGCGTCCACATCATCATCGGCGCGCCGTACCGCCGGACTGACTGGAAGGCTTTCGACTCCCAGGGACAGCGGACGACCCTGAACGTCATCGACGTCGAACTCCCCGAAACCGAGGAGTTCTTCGACTTCACGCAGGCCGATATCGACGAGGAGTTGCGAGGATGACGGCGGACGATACTGACGATGGCGGACGCGGCCGCGAGCGAGACGGCGGCAGCGAGGACGGGAAGCCCGCACGAACCGTCATCGCCCAAGGCACCTTCGACATTCTCCACCCCGGCCACGTCCACTACCTCGAGGAGGCCGCGGCGATGGGCGACGAACTGATCGTTATCGTCGCCCGGAAGGCGAACGTCGACCACAAGGAGCAGCCGATCTGTCCCGCCACGCAGCGCCGGGACGTCGTCGGCGCGCTCGAGGCCGTCGACGAGGCGATCCTGGGCCACGAGGAAGACATCTTCGTCCCGATCGAGGAGATCGATCCCGACGTGATCGCGCTGGGCCACGACCAGCACCACGACGAGTCCGCCATCGAGGCCGAACTCGAACGCCGCGGGGTCGACTGTACGGTCGAGCGCGCGAGCGGTCGCGACCCCGAGGCGGGAGAACTCCTCTCGACGCGCCACATCATCGATCGCGTGCTCGAGCGCCGCGGGTAGTCGTTCGGTCCGTCGACGCGTCGACGGGTCAAACTGGACTCCGACGGTTATCGTCCCGCCGGCGGTGAGTGAGCCGTAGCCGGCCCTCGCCGTCAGTTCTCGATGATCGCTGCTGGCGGCGGCAAGCACAGCGAGTCGACAGTATGGCCTGTCTCGACGAAGTGCTCGATCGCTTTCTCTGACACCTCTCTCTCACTGTACCCCTCCGACGTACTGATTTGCCACTCGCACTCGAGACAGTACTTGCACATTCGATTCTCTACTGGTCCTCCGTGGTATGACGTGGAAAGACTCATGCAGGAAATCGAAGGGAGCGGTGCCGCTTCTCGAGTAGCGGTATCGTCGCCGAAAAAGCCATCACACGACGTCCATAGCGCTATTTGAGGGACCTGATACGGCAGGACCGCAAGTGGGCCCTACTCTCGCTTGACGCCGGGGTTCGTCACCGCGCCGTTGGCCGCCGAGCCGAAGTCGCGGCCGTACTTCGCCAGCACGCCGGTCGTGTACTGGGGCTCGGGCAAGTCGCGTTCCTCGAGCCGCCGCTCGATCTCCTCGTCGCTGAGGTCGACGGAGAGCTCGAGGTCGTCGATGTCGATCCGGACGGTGTCGCCGTCCTCGAGGGCGGCGATCGGGCCGCCGACGGCGGCTTCGGGGGCGACGTGGCCGATGGAAAAGCCACGGGTCGCGCCGGAGAACCGGCCGTCGGTAAAGAGCGCGACGTCCTCGGCGTGGCCCTGTCCCGCCACCGCGCTCGTGACGCCCAGCATCTCGCGCATGCCGGGACCGCCGCGGGGGCCCTCGTTACGGATCCCGATGACGTCGCCGCTCTCGACGCGGCCCTCCTGGACGTACCGCATGGCGTTTTCCTCGTTCTCGAAGATACGGACCGGCCCCTCGTGCTCGAGGTGGTCCTCGCCGGTGATCTTGATGACGGCGCCCTCGGGCGCGAGGTTGCCGGTGAGGATGCGGATGGCGCCCCGTTCGTGGATCGGGTCGTCGACCGTGTGAAGGAAGTCGGCGTCTACGTCCTCGATGGCCGGCGGATCGACGCGCTCGAGGGCTTCGGCGAGCGTCTCGCCGGTCACGGTCAGCGCGTCGCCGTGGAGCAGGTCCGCCTCGAGCAGTTCCCACAGAACGACCGGGATGCCGCCGACCTCGTGGAGGTCGTTCATCACGCGCTCGCCGCCGGGCTGGAGGTCGGCGATCTTCGGCGTGCGGGCGCTGATCTCGTTGAAGTCCTCGATGTCTAGGTCGACGCCTGCCTCGGCGGC
The DNA window shown above is from Halopiger xanaduensis SH-6 and carries:
- a CDS encoding DHH family phosphoesterase encodes the protein MTRASAGEPGADDGDSVVYDLDADCTADDLEQDQPYLAEINGIVDYGVFVDLSESVSGLVHESVLEGTFAVGDELVVELESVRDNGDMAFEPVELDDYTLREVSHDYALTGTDRLEANVGEQIHLEGEVVQVKQTGGPTIFHVADEYGVVPCAAFEEAGVRAYPSVEVGDVVRVTGTPEHREGSVQIEVDGLSKLEGQDADDARERIETALEERAEPHEVEPLIDWPAFEKLRPNLEEVAKRLRRTVLEGRPIRVRHHADGDGMCAAVPVQIALERFIAEVHEDEDAPRHLIKRLPAKAPFYEMEDATRDLNFALEDREKHGQQLPLLLMLDNGSTAEDVPAYETLAHYDIPIVAIDHHHPDPDAVGDLLDAHVNPYLHDEDYRITTGMLCVELARMIYPDLTEELRHVPAVAGLSDRSKADAMEDYLALAAEEGYDEERLQDVSEALDYAAFWLRYNSGDQLIQDLLQIDSDDEDRHRKLVDFFADRAREEVDEQLAAAMPHLEHEELDNGAHLYRIDVENHAHRFTYPAPGKTTGEIHDRKIEETGDPVITVGYGPDFAVLRSDGVRLDIPQMVSELEAEVPGGGVSGGGHLVVGSIKFVKGKREEVIEALVEKMEEAELDEALSSAAPIDD
- a CDS encoding universal stress protein, yielding MDRALVVAEPTEAATELARMAGSLAEAGDAAVVLIHATTDEEYAARKQAMSSIASSGGTYTTDDAREGARQFAQDLAEEELSTFDIEYETAGYVGEKADAILEAADEHDCDHVYLPGRERSPTGKALFGDATQRVLLEFDGPVTVLTE
- a CDS encoding GntP family permease encodes the protein MFIPLQGVEFSHSPLLTFFIGLLVVVALLVWLDFPAFIGLILAGFTVGVVNAVFVPDFGPADAATEVAGAFGDNMTGIGIPILAAAIIGKSMLESGAAQRIVRGFQNLLGKDNSDIALLGSSSVLAIPVFFDSVFYLMAPLARSMRARVGRDYTLFLVVVGAGAATAHVFVPPTPGPLAVAAQVGSDLGVTIFIGLITAIPAVTLAGLVYGRWINARLDIPLRDTMATTTEELQEVADRPTSSLPGLLASLSPILVAVGLIGSYTVVDSFQDVLPALGSIEPIVVFVGDKNVALMLAAVVAAYVLYSHNEMTSSEWSEELTEALKSGGNIAAITAAGGAFGAMLAASGIGDYLAGILQEFGIGLLITAWLIAAIVRIAQGSATAAMLTAAGIMAPLTGQLSVSAAYLVMVIGAGGNICSWYNDSGFWLVKEIGGLTQEETLKTWTVLTTIISVSGLITTLVVSSIIPYPFG
- a CDS encoding Mov34/MPN/PAD-1 family protein, which gives rise to MGLLDALFRSNEILGIAEETLEFAIESSEAAHPDEYMGFLRGTEADQLGLDRDGLVITDILVIPGTESNSVSATVKTNQIPNDVKALGSVHSHPNGVLRPSDADLGTFGRGSVHIIIGAPYRRTDWKAFDSQGQRTTLNVIDVELPETEEFFDFTQADIDEELRG
- a CDS encoding adenylyltransferase/cytidyltransferase family protein produces the protein MTADDTDDGGRGRERDGGSEDGKPARTVIAQGTFDILHPGHVHYLEEAAAMGDELIVIVARKANVDHKEQPICPATQRRDVVGALEAVDEAILGHEEDIFVPIEEIDPDVIALGHDQHHDESAIEAELERRGVDCTVERASGRDPEAGELLSTRHIIDRVLERRG